CTCTTCTGAAACActcattttttctcttttgccaTTTCATTCTCCTCCTGTGGCTTCCTTGGGCTTTGAGggcaaacaaataaacaaaacaaaacatttatagaCTCAGTGCTTGCATCTTGGCCCCCAAATCCCTTCACTTAGAGCTGAGTGAATGAAGCATGCGGAGAAGGCCCAtatcagagacagaaagacatttgAGCTTCTTTCTCTGCAAACTTTATACCCCCTCCCtttttccctctgtcttttccAAAACTTCATAAGCagtaatatttttgtgtatgtgtttgtgcgcaTGAGCGTGAACCAGGGTGTTAGGGCTGTTTGTGAGcacatacgtgtgtgtgtgtgtgtgcgtgcgtgcgcggTAAATGGTAGAtgatgcacgtgtgtgtgtgtgtgtgtatttgcgtgtgtgtgtgtttgagcaggGTGGTGTCAGCTCGCTCCTTGCCACCCCATTTGCTGTAGCTGTACCGCTGTGATCACAGACAGATGTATAAATCAAACCTCGCTTGATGGATTCATCAGGGTGGCGAAACGATCGCCTGAGAAGAACTTGCAACTCTCTTAGCGTTCTGTGTTCTGACGGAAAGGGTATGCAAAGAGCCTAAATGGATGAACGCTTGATTAATTCTTTGCCGGAGATGTTGGCGACagcaggaaatgtgtttttgctttgacTGTGTTTGCACGGGAATTTACGCGCGCGGGGCGTGAGTTATGAGGCCTGAGTTTTGTACCTAAGGCTATTGTGCATAATGATGGCAGGTTGGGAGAACTGCAAGCAGCCGCTAAAGACTTGCTACCTGTGGAGCAAAGACaaccaaagagagagagagagagggagagattgcgtgcgcgcgcgcgtgtttGTATTGGAGTGTGCGAGGAAGGAGTAAGGCGAAGTGCAAGAGAACAAGACACGAAGAGGCAAAGTGAGacaaaaaagggacaaaaacaacagagccAAAGGAAGATCTGAGTACATAACAtacagaaacccacacaaatacCTGTTCAAAGATCTGACGGGGACTAAAGTGCAACTTTGTAAATAGGATTGTTTCATCCGCACTTAACATTTACATAGACAAACGTTTGAAAATGTGGTTCACATTAATGAGTTACTGCAAAAATTatttagcaatttaaaaaatgtattatgctGATGCTAATGTGCTCGTATTACCACACCGTCAgagcaacaaaatgttttatatttaaaactataACTCTGAACTTTCATgcatatattttatacatataatTATGTAGACACAATCGCCATCAAAACAgtacactctttttttttttttacctcaagCTTTGTTGTACTGCAGGAAAGTTTTTGGTGTCTAACATTTTTGATTGTCTTTGTCATTAAATGTTGGAAACATGGAGCACATGAATAAAGTACACTCAAAGAACTATGGTATAGCAGCACACTGTTTCCtgtcaatgtttgtttttaactaaatattaaaagttaatACAGCATAtagaatttaataaaaatgaagtaaAGTGGGGGTTTAAAAGGGAAATCTGTTGTTTGTGACATCCAAGCTACCTCAGTAAATGACACAGGTTTCAGTGTACTGATCCTGAGTTCTTGGAGACAGTTAGCAAGTGGATTTTTATGGCTAACGTGTTGGTAATTTATAACAAAAGGCAATCTGGGTATCTGGAGGAGGCAAAAAGAGGAGGGGCAGGCAATATGAGTAGTAATTTACTCAGTTAAGAGCCAAATGGCAGACAGACTGTTGCACTGCGTGTTATCTCAGAGATTTGcactctgcttgttttctgactaTATTTccctgcttgtgtgtgtgagtatgtgtgtgcagttttgtgTGCATATGCACACAGCTGGGTAGTAGCTTTAGAGTATCGGCATCATTTCAGCATTTCTGTGTATAGTGTACTGTAAGTCAAGAAGATGTTATTGCTTTGCCACAGCTCACATGTGTACATTCGAGTGCATGTTTGTTCATACACTATTACTGTAGAAGACTGGTGGATTTATGTGTGCATGGCTTCATGTGTTCGGGCTCATGTGCCATCACTAGTGTGTTTGTACTTATGTGAGTGAATATGTGGGTTTTAACGAATCTTGGGAGGCTTCATTGCACTCATCAGGATATCAGTGTTGAGAAATGGCAGTGTCGATGAAGtgacagttgtgtgtgtgtgtgtgtgtgtgtgtgtgtgtgaggattgATGGACCTGATTTTGACAGCAGCCATATtgtggggagagagagggatggagggaggaacAGGGGGAGCAGTATTGTAGCCCCCTCATCCTCACAGGTTAATATTGACATAGCCTGGGAAGATACAGTGCCTAAAGCGCTCATCAATCATTTCACTGGACCCATACAAAtatactcacatacacacaagcagaaTAAAGGACCACACCTACtgttacacacagaaaaaatacaaacatttaaattcaggTGGTTCATTTGACTATTTGTCAAAGTCAGGTGGCatgaaaagaaatatattttcatcaatttcagacacatacatacaccattttttttttgtttaaaagttcGACTTAAATAAGCTCAACAACAATTTTGAGaactttacaaaacaaacagttgTACACAAAATCTAGATTAATCaagcaaatatgttttcaaaaGTCTCACTTTGCACACTTTATTTGTAACCCTGAGTGGCAAATTATGGCTGCCATAACATTGTTGTTAATCATttcagagcaaaagaaaaaacaagttcccttgacaaacaaaacaattaattaatgcaactttccatccatcaatcattgtgtgtgtcagtgaattACCATAATCTGTGCATAGTGGCTGTTTTAAGAGCAAACAGTTAATTTCCAaacaataaatcacaaaatgtcTCTCTACCCCTCTGTGCGCTTTGACAGCTTCGTCTCTCATGCTACAGATGAAGGCTTACTTTAAACCACTTCAGCTTTACTAAAAAATTGAATCATATGCGCAATGAAAGGCAGGGGTCTAACAAAGTTTCCAATACAGCTGTAACTGCAATGgaacaaatgtttattaatcATTATGAGTCAATtatgataaaatgtaataatggcatcttttatttttagttcattaataaaacatttcaaaacagttCGAACTGTGAGCATCTGTCAAACAGCTTGCCTTACACATTCcagatgttaatttttttaaatttgtaattaattatttatttgttcataattgcatttttttttctttcaggacTTGCATGGTTATGTGGATGGTCTAAAATCTTTCAGTCATCAACATGGCTACGATGGTCTGGTGCTTCTCTTATCAATCAGTGATTCAGTTCACCATCCCCGCCAGCAAGTGGTTGTCtactcaaacaacaaaaatgtcctTAACCAGGTAAGTCGGCCATAAGACCCCAACACTGCCATCTATGTACCATTATATTATATagtttttctttcccttaaTCCCTACATGAGCTAGATTAACTAGGACAAAAGCAAGAGCCTGACCAGAAAtttgtaaagtgtaaagtgttGTAAAGCAATGTTACTCAAGAACCCAGGTGAGTTGTTCTTGACCATTAGGCAGCAGTGTGGTCCTCATTCTTTTCAGTATGCCTTTCCAGaaatttaattacaaaaacacccaaacaagcaaaacagaaaaatttgGAACATGATACTGTAGTGGGTCTCCTTGCAGATTTGCAGTGAGTTGGAAGAATCTTCTAGCTGGTCTCTTTCTGCTGAACTGGAGACCAGGGAGAGTGTCCAGGTCTACCACATCCCCATAAATACCTCCTCATCCATTCTTACTTCTCCTCTGCTGGGAGAAGAGATCCAGAGCCTTCTCAAGGACTTTGTCGACCGGCGAAGTACTATATTAGCCTGCCACCCCAGCAGCAGGACCTCTTCCACCGAGGGAGTGGCTGGCAGTGTGGAATTCTCCCAGGGATCATCTGGCATCAACGATATGGATGGTTCTGACATAGAAAGAGCTGAGGGAGGCAGTGGAGTAACAGTGGGAATGGCAAGGTATTAATCCTTGATTTAGGTTTTGTCTTTTAGTGtagaaaaaacatgtaatttgggaataaatatttactatgtgatgttatgtttttttatctctgtAAACAGGGCAATGGCAGATGGTGAGGAGGACACAGGAGGTGTAGGAGTCAGTGTTGGTGGGGAGCCTGTGAGCCCTGACAGTGGTATGACCACCATCCGCAGCAGCCGATCCTCCAAGGAGAGTTCAGTGTTCCTTAGTGATGACAGTCCTGTTGGGGATGTTTTAGCTGGAGGAGGTCACGCAGGAGGCCCAGGAGGACTCTTCTTGAGAAATCCCTCCCCCCTCGGGCTTTCATCTCTCTCCCCTCCTGTTCCACCAGAGAGGAAGAAGCACCGCTCCAACAGAAGTAGGATTGAAAACATTGATCTATTTAGCTTTGACCCGTTACATACCTGTGACAAATCAATGCCAGCTGGAAGGGAAGCGCCACATTTAGGCGAAAGAGAAGATGAAGGAAAAGGAAGAGGCGGGAGTTCCAGCTTATCAGAACTTGAAGAGCTGAGGTTATTGGATTTTTCTGCTTCCAATTCATTGGGTGAGCTGGAAAGTACAAATTCTTCAATTAACCATCATGGTCAAATTCATGGCAATGAAGTGGTTGACACAGTGGTTCCTCCAACCCCAGTCAACAGCCTAGTAGGTAGCCGGCCACCCAGCAGTTGTGGGGTCAGGTTCTTCCCAGAAGATGTAGTTGAAAGGATTAATGGCCTACAGCACAAGGACAGCGTATCATCATCTTTGTCAGAGACTTGGGATGAGCTTGGTTTTGACACACAAGGAGCATTTCCCACAAGTGATAGTTATGCCTGGAATAGGACAACACAATCTGTGAGTCCACAGAATATTGTAGAGGACGCTGGAGGGAACGAGTCAGTTGTTGACATTACGAAAATAGAAAGCACAGAAGACATCTTAAAGTCAGAGAATTCCCACCAGAGGGCAAAGAGCCTTGAACCTCAGCTCAGTCTGATCGCTGAGCAGACTGAATCATATGACAACTGGAACCCAGAATCTATACTCAAAGATCAGTGGAACCCTGTAACTTTGACTGATCTGCAGCTAATGCCACCAGAGGATGAGTCAACCACAAAAGGGAAAGCTAGTATAACtggagtgaaagaaaaattatcCTCTTTATCGAGAAAGAAAGCAACCCTAAACACTTTAACACCTGAAACATctaaagaagaagatgaaggacCCCtaggaaaaaaaggagacagacagatgggGCTTCTAGACTTCTGGACATACTCAGCTCAGAAAGGATTTCTCAAATCAGACAGTGGAACCACCACATCCTACCCTGAATCTCTAGATATGTGGAATATGACAATCCGAGATGACAGTCTATCCCCTCTCACAACCCCTGATAACTTGTCTGAAAACTCAGGTTCTTTCTGTGGGCTGAATTCCAATGTTTTAGGGGCCACATCTGTAGAAAGTCCACTTGGATTCTCAGATGGTGGAATGGAGATGTGGAACACCACCATACGGGAAGACAGCTCCTCCACAATAGCAAGCCCAGAAGGGCCAGAAAACGTAAAAGAATTTAGTGACATGGGATCATTAGATGCCAGTGAATGTCGCACAAGACATGCAAGCAAACAGGATGAAGGAGTAAATGCTATAGAGGAAGAGAAACATACGAGTATAGGAATTATTGAGACACCTGAAGAAGAGTGGTGGAGAGATAatgaacaaaatgtgaaaatagttATAGAAGAAATAGCACCAGAAGGCAAAACACAGGGAGAAGAAACAGGGAACAACAACATACAAAGTGTTCACAGCCAAGAGTCTGTCACGCAGAACCTGTCATTTGAACCTTCAGAAGATGAAACCTCAACTGACCAATGCAATAAGATGTGGGACTTACCCATCCCTGGCATGGTCAGCTCCACATCAGAATATGATAATGTTGGAGCTGGTGTCTGGAGCGTGGCAGCCTCCCCAGAGCACTATGCTGGTCCTGCAGTACATATGATACAGCTAGATGAGCAGTCAAGCCCTTTTATGGCTGTGACCAAACCTGTTGAGACGTGTACACTTGAAAACACTGAATACAGATCAGTAATTTCAGAGGAAGAACAACCAGCAAAACAAATGTTCCTGTTTGAGGGAACTAGTGAGTTCTGTCACATGACCAGAAGCGGGCAAAGTTCAGTTGAAAGTAATTATGACAACAAAAGCAGTGAGGGATCAGTGGAAGCTGACTGGATGGATCACTCTCCATTTGTTGTGGTGGACTGCTCCTCTACCACTCGGCATATTTCAACACTCTATCATTCAAGTCCAGAAAAAGCTTCTGAAACTAAAATCCCATGTGACCAATCATCCTCACAAAGTAGTGCAAACTGGAACAATGCTGTTTCTGAGAAACATGATGCCTCAGCATCAGGTTCATCATCACATGAGTTGCTAAACAAAACTGACCACAGTGAACATGGGCCTGCCATTGAGAGTCATGGGTGCTCTAACAAAGAGGGAAATGTTGAGgccaaaataacagaaactatGTCTCTGAGCTCCAGCTctgggggagagagagacacactgaAGTATAGCCCTGACAGCATCCACCCAGGTAGTCGAGACGAACTCAGGTCAAATTCAGATGGAGATTCATCGTCAGGCCTAGAAATGGAATACATTATTGTGTCGGGCACAGTAAAAGAGGCTGAGAGAGAATGGCACGATAGGCCCAAAAAGGGTGACTCGCAATCGAAAGGAACGAGAAAGCCCATGGAGACATTTAGTACGCTTTCCTATGCTGCCACAGTGTTACAAACCCATGCCCAAGATGCACATAGAGAATTTCAGGACAACGCAGATCAAAGTAGGCAAACGATCACCACTACTGACAGTGCTCATAGTGCTAATACTACTGAGCAGCACATGGTGCTAAAAAGTCCCATTCAGTCAAAAAATTACTGTGAAGCAGCCGGTCACAGTCAAACACAAATAGAAGAACGTAACTATGACAGTAAATCAAGCATTATGGTCAGAAGTGTGTCTCCATCATTAAGATATCCAGTAGATCACTTCctgaaaacaagagaagaagTTTATGTCCATTCACAGATATCTATGGAAGATTCAGATGAGGGTGGACAGTCTCCCTCTGCACCTCCACCATGTTCTACTTCTCTGGGTGACTTTCAAGTCTGGGAGGGTCAGTTAGTGAAACAGGACACACCTCAAACTGCATCTGAAACACACTCCCCTGTACTTACCAATAGTTCAGTCTCCCACAATAGCTCCCCGATTGGCACTCCATTAAGTGAATCAGGTGTTTCTGCTGATAAAAGCCTTGGATTACCATTTTCTGGAGATTTaatggaagaagaaaatgaTATAGAAGACCAGGAAGAGGAAACTGATAGGAAGGAAACTACCGTGCCAAAATGGATTTCCGAAACACACAGTGAGGGGGAAGAAAGACAGGAGTTAGCCTCTCCTGATCTTCTAAGTTTCACTGAGGAGGTGATCGGAAGTTCTTCAGTTCAACAAAGAGATATACAAACAGTCAAGCCAAAGCAGAATGTGTTCCCAGAGAAAACTGTAAATTACTATAATCCTGTATGGACTGTTGGTCTTGATAAACGGCTAGCTGAACAAAAGATTGGAGACCATGAAGCTTCTCAAGATACCTATTCACAAACTTTAAGGTAAGCAACACACCTAAACAAATTCATTTAGCTCAGTACTACTTCAAAATAGTCTGTATGTCAGAGGAATATTAGCATCACTGAACAAACTGTCAAAATCAAGCTAAAAGGTCCTCCTGAGGATTTAGTCTaatcttagtgtgtgtgtgtgggggggggtatTTCTTGTTCAGTGGCAAGctttgatctgtgtgtgtgtgtgtgtgtgtgtgtgtgtgtgtgtgtgtgtgtgtgtgtgtgtgtgtgtgtgtgtgtgtgtgtgtgtgtgtgttcgtgtgtgtgtttataaatcTGTTTACGGCTCATTAATTATGCATTACCTGCCTCATTACAACTGGAGCCCCACCACAGCTAATGGTAACAGCTCCCCTAGCTCTCTTACACACTTAAGGTGTGAGTGAACGCATGAGTGCGAGAATGTGCATAGGTAATACCCAGTGCAGCAAAGAATAAAAGTTTGCCCACTGAACTTTTACTTTACGTTAGCAAAGCGCACATAATGTTTTCATGCCcgtgttgtttgtttatttaattgattTCAATTTACTCTATGTAAACTAGACTGTTCTTCTATTTTATATACTCAGACTGTGACTGAGACTTTATTACTATAGATAAGAATTACAAGGTGTTGTGTTCTATGAATTTATGGTTCTTCATGCTCATTTGAAAACACGGTACCTTGATTCACTCCTTTTCtcctaatttatttataaatatattatatttataatatattataaaaacatgtacagAGTTTAATTTGTAAACAAACTAACTctgcatttagcatttttttacctttgatgCAATAATGGAATTTACATTGCATTACTGTCCTCATATGAATGCAGagggaacaaacaaaacatgaatcaCTGCTCCATAGTGCTATTAGTGGACTGAAACTTGACAAAGTACCTCTAATATCACATATTTCAATACACTAGTGTATCTTCAAGCTGAAGAAATCAGACAAGTCTGACAAGTCACTTGCATGCAGCTACATGTGTTTAACCTGTGTTTGATCTGTGTTTCACCCAAAAGGACAAAGTTCACTGTACTGCACTTATATACTAACAGTGCTTTCTGAATTACTGCTCATATCCACTGATCCATGATCCCTTAATTCCCTAGAGGAAGATGCCAAGATGACACATCACAACAACTATCCCAGCCAGTCAATGAGAATGCTGCATACCAATGGACAGGAAGTCAGACTGTTTCTCAGGGTCAAACCCAATATGGCTACAACTACCACCATATTGATCAAAGAACTGAAAACCAAAGTGGTCACTCAAATGAGGGGGATGGCAAATTTAACAGTCAGCAAAACACCACAGATGTCTATGCTGAGTTTACAACTGATGCCACAACTGTACATTACAGATCTGAGCAGGCTGAGAACTATTATGAAGCTGGATTTAATACAGAGTATAGCTTAGACTATCCAGGTTGCAAGTTTCAGAACACAACTGAAATCCACTATGGAGATGACTCGAACTCCACACGTGTGTCTCAACTCCAGTTCCCTCAGTATGAAGCTGATGACCGAAGTCCCTGTGAGACAAATCCCGCTCATTACCAATTTGACGGACACTCGTTCCACCAACCAGATGTGCAACCTGAGAGCGAAGATCATGCACAATATGTGCCAGAGGGATATGTTCACTTTCTTCTCTCAAGGtgagcttttatttaatattgctCTTTAGTTCATCTGCTTTAGCTCTGTGTAACACAGTAATTGTTAGTGCTGTCTGGGCTCTACTATTACATTCTACCACTATCAGATAAAAGCCCATCCCCTGTGGAAGACAATGTAATTTGATTAGTTTTTCTAACAAGCTGAAACATGATTATAGGGGTTTTCTGTCGATTAAATGGtgtaaaataaagagagagagagcaataaCAGGAGGTTGGCATAGGTTTCCTAAAGGCTTAGAGCTGCTTTACTCTCTTTTACCACAAAGTGGCAGCACAGTTCAATTTAAGACTTTTCCTGCATTGAAGCAGCTCAGGATTGACATACCAAGTCTAAATGAGCAGATGAATAAGTATTTGATCTGTTAGTGTAATATATTAAAGCATATATTAGATATCCATACGTGCATTTGAAAAATGATCAATGAAGTAGTGATGAGACTAATTTTCTCAAATGCTAAATTGTGGCTATGGGTTACTCCTAACATGAACCAGCAGGAGAAGATTTTGTCAGACAGGAATGGCCTAGTGAAAGTTGCTACTGAGGGTCATTATGGGAAATGTTGGATCAAGGACTAAAACTAAacttctgttgctgctgttttgacATTGTTTCTCATCCTAGATCCGagtattttttctttatcaaaagccacatttcaaatcaatatttatgtccattatgcatgtgtgtgtgtgtgtgtgtgtgtgtgtgtgtgtgtgaactgcaTTTTAGTTGGTCCACGTTAGCAGTTGCATCACGGTACTTGTTTTCCCCACTTTATAATTCTGATGACCTCACCCCCTCTTTGGGAATCACAGCTCTCCCTTGtagtttattgtgtgtgtgtgtgtgtgtatatgcgtACATAGACAGCAGAGCTTTCCATAATCAGGCTGTCACATGACTTGTTTGTGGAAACAGAGATGCAGACACTGGGAGAGGACAGAGTGGGGAAAAGGTATGTGTCCCCAGACACTGCACATTTTCCAAGAACGAAAAGAAAaacttgtatatttttattttgtgtccatagaaatgcaaattgttttctttttactgcttCTTTATATTGTTAGCAGGCCTTATGCAAATCAGCATTTGTTAGAGGGGCTTTGGTTGGGGGTGGTAGCAACACTGCCCAGTATTGTTTCCTCAGCCCACACGTGCAGCCTGGGAATGAAGCAGTGAgttgctctctctgtctgctttgTTACTTCTCTAATCGGATATGTCCAAACTCaaatgaaaagattttaaactcTCATTCAATGTCATGGGAAAAGTTAGATTCATTTGTCTCCATAGAtgattgtctttattttgtttggccCAATAATATGTATTGCTGTCCCCATGGTGGCAGTGGCCGTAGCAATAATAATTTATGTCGTAGCTCATTATTGTATTTCCGTGCCTCTCCACAGACAGTCCCAACAGGCACTTGGCCCAGCAGGGATGAAGGTCGCCTCCAGTGAGGACACTGCTGAGGAGACGGATAATAGAGAAGGTAAACAAACTGAGACAAATTTGTCTCACTCCAgttatttatgatattttgatatttcagtGCTGACAATTGTTGTTGCACCTCatagtaacattttaaaatgattatcaatataaaacattttgtggagGTGTAAGAAACAGTTCTGAACGTGTGTCATACGTACAGTACAGTTTTTAGGGTTGCAAAAAAAGACATATCATGCTTTAGAGTGATGActtgaaaagattttttaattcttaacAGAAGTTCAAGTATAACCTCCCTTCTCATATAAAAACTCTCTACTGTTGCCAAATCATAAGATTTTCTAATGATAACAgacctttttttattaattaatttctttcattattaTTCTCTCCAGACTTGCCTTTGTTTCTGGATTAGTCTAATCTATAGCATGAGACCAAGACTTCTTATAATATCAGGGAAATAGTTAAtaaactaagaaaacaatgaaaatccTCTCTTACTGACCAGATCCACCTTCTTCAGCATCGGGCGAGTCTAATCAAAGGAGAAAGTTGACAGCTCCACCAATAAGTGTTTCACTGGACCGCAGTGAGGGCTCTGTTCTCTCAGAAGATGCTCTGGATACTGAAAATGATGCCCTGGACACTGGGGATGACCTGGATCTCAACATAGATGAGCAGGACACACCTGATGAGGCAGACTCACTGGAGTTTAACACACAAGGTGAGACACATCCCTGATGatacaacacaaacacttacTCTCTAGCGGCAACCTCTTGTGACATTTCATGTGGCTCAGCACTGTCAGCACCACTCTTTACTGTATATTGCCCATAAACCATAAATACAACTGGAATatcaatatacatttttttcttagcaATTTAAAGTTTATAAAACATCCTTATGTTGATGTCACAATCAGCAGACTCCCTGGGTGCTGAAGCAGCATCAATTGATGCTATTGCAAGCCACGGAGCAGCAGTGGAGAGCAGGGACAGCAAGCTCTGGAGAAGTGTGGTGATTGGGGACCAGGAGCATCGCATTGACATGAAGTGCATCGAGCCTTACAAAAGAGTAATTTCTCATGGAGGTACGCAAACACACATGtctaaaatctttttaatttttatagctTTCCAAAAGTTTGATCTTATTTAACCtatgagtatttttatttgaaacaaagcACTTTTGAACATTGAGGGCTTACAAACTCCAGCTCCAGACTCCTTAATGTGGTCTCTCGGTTTCATATGGTTGCAGGTTATTATGCTGAACAGAATGCCATCATCGTGTTCGCTGCATGTTTCCTACCAGACAGTGACTGCACAAACTACAATTATGTAATGGAAAACCTGTTTTTGTAAGTTAAGTTTCACtacagaccaaaacatatatGGACATGCAAGCAAAGCATTGTACATCACACCCACACAGCAGGAAAGTGTTGCCCACGTTATTACAAAATAGTTGTTTATCTGCTGCTACAGCTCTGCTTTTAAAGAGAGGCTTTTCATAAGATTCTTGATCCTGACTGTAGACTAACTTTAAGCAACAAGGCAACAATAGCATTGTTGAGACCAGTTCACtacacaaactactgaacaCCATTTATTTATGGTCCTGGCTCTGCAAATtttgaaaaggagaaaaggtgCAAGTACCTTTTGTATAATACATCATGATATGCTTTAGCATTAATATTTTCCTATCTGGAACCAAAAGGCCTAGCCCAAACCACAAGGAGCCCGAGACCAGAGTAACACAATTAAATGTGTAGTTATGTTTATTATACTGTACAAGAAAACTGACCTTTATAGCTTTCGTTGCAGTGCAGCTTATGCATGTGCCAGTAACACTGTTTTCCATTGTCTTTGTGTAGGTATGTAATAAGTACCTTGGAACTAATGGTGGCAGAAGATTACATGATTGTTTACCTGAATGGTGCCACACCACACAGGAGAATGCCTGGTTTTACCTGGATGAAAAAGTGCTACCAAATGATAGACCgaaggtaacacacacaaacgacTGCAGTAAATACGATACAAAACATGATACTGGACAATGGTAATGGCATTTAACAGAAGTGTTTTATTAGTGTAATGTtggacataaaaaaacacaaacaatcctagaacataaaacacatattgtatcatattaatattttgaCACTATGTTGTGCTGTTCTCCAGAACAAATTAAGAAATTTGGTGCCTTAACTAGATAAAAGTAAAACCCAAATAAACCTTGAATGAAAAGGAATTAAATGTTCCCATGGTGTTCATGAGTAGAAGCTTGTGTGTAACTGATTAAAAGTGATATTCAGA
This window of the Channa argus isolate prfri chromosome 11, Channa argus male v1.0, whole genome shotgun sequence genome carries:
- the LOC137135892 gene encoding serine-rich adhesin for platelets-like isoform X9, coding for MRGEALRLQSEVLWIKHGRQSTQLEELKRSLEQWSDITAGPYDEVKLKYLEQLLTMELKEFSDGEMTLALSSVNTDKEDLHGYVDGLKSFSHQHGYDGLVLLLSISDSVHHPRQQVVVYSNNKNVLNQWVSLQICSELEESSSWSLSAELETRESVQVYHIPINTSSSILTSPLLGEEIQSLLKDFVDRRSTILACHPSSRTSSTEGVAGSVEFSQGSSGINDMDGSDIERAEGGSGVTVGMARAMADGEEDTGGVGVSVGGEPVSPDSGMTTIRSSRSSKESSVFLSDDSPVGDVLAGGGHAGGPGGLFLRNPSPLGLSSLSPPVPPERKKHRSNRSRIENIDLFSFDPLHTCDKSMPAGREAPHLGEREDEGKGRGGSSSLSELEELRLLDFSASNSLGELESTNSSINHHGQIHGNEVVDTVVPPTPVNSLVGSRPPSSCGVRFFPEDVVERINGLQHKDSVSSSLSETWDELGFDTQGAFPTSDSYAWNRTTQSVSPQNIVEDAGGNESVVDITKIESTEDILKSENSHQRAKSLEPQLSLIAEQTESYDNWNPESILKDQWNPVTLTDLQLMPPEDESTTKGKASITGVKEKLSSLSRKKATLNTLTPETSKEEDEGPLGKKGDRQMGLLDFWTYSAQKGFLKSDSGTTTSYPESLDMWNMTIRDDSLSPLTTPDNLSENSGSFCGLNSNVLGATSVESPLGFSDGGMEMWNTTIREDSSSTIASPEGPENVKEFSDMGSLDASECRTRHASKQDEGVNAIEEEKHTSIGIIETPEEEWWRDNEQNVKIVIEEIAPEGKTQGEETGNNNIQSVHSQESVTQNLSFEPSEDETSTDQCNKMWDLPIPGMVSSTSEYDNVGAGVWSVAASPEHYAGPAVHMIQLDEQSSPFMAVTKPVETCTLENTEYRSVISEEEQPAKQMFLFEGTSEFCHMTRSGQSSVESNYDNKSSEGSVEADWMDHSPFVVVDCSSTTRHISTLYHSSPEKASETKIPCDQSSSQSSANWNNAVSEKHDASASGSSSHELLNKTDHSEHGPAIESHGCSNKEGNVEAKITETMSLSSSSGGERDTLKYSPDSIHPGSRDELRSNSDGDSSSGLEMEYIIVSGTVKEAEREWHDRPKKGDSQSKGTRKPMETFSTLSYAATVLQTHAQDAHREFQDNADQSRQTITTTDSAHSANTTEQHMVLKSPIQSKNYCEAAGHSQTQIEERNYDSKSSIMVRSVSPSLRYPVDHFLKTREEVYVHSQISMEDSDEGGQSPSAPPPCSTSLGDFQVWEGQLVKQDTPQTASETHSPVLTNSSVSHNSSPIGTPLSESGVSADKSLGLPFSGDLMEEENDIEDQEEETDRKETTVPKWISETHSEGEERQELASPDLLSFTEEVIGSSSVQQRDIQTVKPKQNVFPEKTVNYYNPVWTVGLDKRLAEQKIGDHEASQDTYSQTLRGRCQDDTSQQLSQPVNENAAYQWTGSQTVSQGQTQYGYNYHHIDQRTENQSGHSNEGDGKFNSQQNTTDVYAEFTTDATTVHYRSEQAENYYEAGFNTEYSLDYPGCKFQNTTEIHYGDDSNSTRVSQLQFPQYEADDRSPCETNPAHYQFDGHSFHQPDVQPESEDHAQYVPEGYVHFLLSRQSQQALGPAGMKVASSEDTAEETDNREDPPSSASGESNQRRKLTAPPISVSLDRSEGSVLSEDALDTENDALDTGDDLDLNIDEQDTPDEADSLEFNTQADSLGAEAASIDAIASHGAAVESRDSKLWRSVVIGDQEHRIDMKCIEPYKRVISHGGYYAEQNAIIVFAACFLPDSDCTNYNYVMENLFLYVISTLELMVAEDYMIVYLNGATPHRRMPGFTWMKKCYQMIDRRLKKNLKMFIIVHPSWFIRTLLGITRPFISSKFSSKIKYVNSLQELGEIIPMEYVHIPPSIVKYDEERGIHKFACMRLDTDLQDTTAKADKKRNSAV